A genomic segment from Deltaproteobacteria bacterium encodes:
- a CDS encoding TusE/DsrC/DsvC family sulfur relay protein — translation MPTLDYQGLKIKINDEGYLENFDAWDETVACALAEREGVGKTCPMNQEQLEILRFIREYYQKFHSVPIVRAVCTNVHQPQKCEYIQFPDPITTCKIAGIPKLETGYDLM, via the coding sequence ATGCCTACGCTCGACTATCAAGGGTTAAAAATCAAGATCAACGATGAAGGGTATCTCGAGAATTTTGATGCATGGGACGAAACCGTGGCCTGTGCCCTGGCTGAAAGAGAAGGGGTCGGCAAGACCTGTCCGATGAACCAGGAACAATTGGAGATATTAAGATTTATCCGGGAATATTATCAAAAGTTCCATTCGGTCCCTATCGTCCGGGCGGTCTGCACCAATGTCCATCAACCCCAAAAATGTGAATATATCCAGTTCCCGGATCCCATTACCACCTGTAAGATCGCCGGCATCCCCAAACTGGAAACAGGATATGATTTAATGTAA
- a CDS encoding TVP38/TMEM64 family protein → MQTEENPKSKGKKGAVIKAAILAVFIIAAIYLVRYTPVKEFLTVQEMKRFLDTAGFWAPLVFILIYTLAICLFVPGTIITALGAAIFGAYWGFVYVLAGAILGATVTFFIGRYLGRDFAASVIGDRLKKYDEAIERNGFATVLYLRLIYFPFTAMDFGMGLTKVRFWDYFWGTLLGIIVGTFVFTFFVGTIKEVWASGDWGQLISGKVFLSIGLFVFSLFIPKIINKFKKE, encoded by the coding sequence ATGCAAACTGAAGAAAACCCGAAGTCCAAAGGTAAAAAAGGGGCGGTCATAAAAGCTGCTATTTTGGCGGTTTTTATCATCGCCGCCATTTACCTGGTCCGTTACACACCGGTAAAAGAATTTTTAACCGTCCAGGAGATGAAGCGGTTTTTAGATACCGCCGGCTTCTGGGCCCCCCTGGTTTTTATTCTCATCTATACCCTGGCCATCTGCCTTTTTGTGCCCGGTACCATAATAACCGCCTTGGGAGCGGCCATATTCGGAGCTTACTGGGGATTTGTCTATGTCTTGGCCGGGGCCATCCTGGGGGCCACGGTCACCTTTTTTATCGGCCGCTATCTGGGAAGGGATTTTGCCGCCTCGGTTATCGGGGATAGACTTAAAAAATATGACGAGGCCATCGAACGAAACGGTTTCGCCACGGTCCTCTATTTACGGTTGATTTATTTCCCTTTTACGGCCATGGATTTTGGCATGGGCCTGACCAAGGTCCGTTTCTGGGATTATTTTTGGGGTACCTTACTTGGGATCATCGTCGGGACTTTTGTCTTCACCTTTTTTGTCGGAACGATCAAAGAGGTCTGGGCCAGCGGGGATTGGGGTCAGCTTATTTCGGGCAAGGTTTTTCTCTCCATAGGCCTTTTTGTTTTTTCCTTATTCATCCCTAAGATCATCAATAAATTCAAAAAGGAATAG
- a CDS encoding thioredoxin family protein: protein MAVKLGYKNVFRDPYGYPEWQAKGLPVESKPAGLSEGTAPPQAPGPLYGWAMVWTLLGIFVGGIALNLTPCVYPLIPITVSYFGGRSGQGQGRLVLHGFFYIGGLSLTNSILGVIAALTGGLMGAMLQNPIVLIIIAAILVFFATSLLGFWELRLPEGLNRMASKSYAGYFGTLFMGLTLGLVAAPCIGPFVLGLLTWVASMGSPWLGFLIFFTLSLWLGLPLFLLAVFSGKIEKLPRSGEWMLWVRKLMGWVLVGMAAHFIRPLLPESWGIILLAAVAFLAGIHLGWLDKTKAAFRSFNWLKTGAGLAGIIIATLLIGSWGFRGPGVAWQPYSDQLLGEARNLKKPVIIDFYATWCTPCRELEDITFHDAAVVHEAARYFVMIKVDLTQGGNPVYEALLKQYAVKGVPTIVFLSDQGKELGNLRLVDYLPPDQFLKRMAEARK, encoded by the coding sequence GTGGCTGTTAAGTTGGGATATAAAAACGTTTTCCGTGATCCTTATGGGTATCCGGAATGGCAGGCAAAAGGATTGCCCGTAGAAAGCAAACCGGCCGGTCTTTCCGAAGGGACGGCTCCCCCCCAAGCCCCTGGTCCTCTATACGGCTGGGCCATGGTCTGGACACTCCTAGGGATCTTTGTCGGCGGGATCGCCCTGAACCTGACACCCTGTGTCTATCCGCTTATTCCCATTACCGTTTCTTATTTCGGAGGCCGTAGCGGGCAGGGACAGGGCCGGCTGGTGCTCCATGGGTTTTTTTACATCGGGGGTTTATCCCTGACCAATTCCATCCTGGGGGTGATAGCCGCCTTAACCGGGGGACTTATGGGGGCCATGCTTCAAAATCCTATAGTCCTGATTATCATTGCGGCCATACTGGTCTTTTTTGCCACCAGCCTCCTGGGTTTTTGGGAACTGCGTCTGCCTGAAGGCCTGAACCGGATGGCCTCGAAATCTTATGCCGGTTATTTCGGGACGTTATTTATGGGGTTGACCCTTGGATTGGTGGCCGCCCCTTGTATCGGTCCTTTTGTCCTGGGTTTGCTGACCTGGGTGGCCAGTATGGGCTCCCCCTGGCTGGGCTTCCTGATCTTCTTTACCCTCAGTCTGTGGCTGGGACTGCCCCTTTTTCTTTTGGCTGTTTTCTCGGGAAAGATCGAAAAGCTCCCCCGTTCCGGTGAGTGGATGCTCTGGGTGCGCAAGCTTATGGGCTGGGTGCTGGTGGGTATGGCCGCCCATTTTATCCGGCCCCTTTTGCCGGAAAGCTGGGGGATCATCCTTCTGGCGGCCGTGGCTTTTTTGGCCGGAATCCATCTGGGGTGGTTGGATAAAACAAAGGCCGCCTTCAGGTCCTTTAACTGGCTGAAGACCGGCGCCGGATTGGCCGGAATAATCATAGCCACCCTGCTCATCGGGTCCTGGGGTTTTCGTGGACCCGGGGTGGCCTGGCAGCCCTATTCGGATCAACTTTTAGGAGAGGCCCGCAATCTGAAGAAACCGGTCATCATCGATTTTTATGCCACCTGGTGCACCCCCTGCCGGGAGCTGGAAGATATTACCTTTCACGATGCGGCTGTGGTCCATGAGGCCGCCCGCTATTTTGTCATGATCAAGGTGGACCTGACCCAAGGGGGAAACCCTGTCTACGAGGCTTTGTTAAAGCAATATGCAGTCAAAGGGGTTCCCACCATCGTCTTTTTAAGTGACCAGGGTAAGGAATTGGGAAATCTCCGGTTGGTGGATTATCTGCCCCCGGATCAATTTTTAAAACGCATGGCCGAGGCCAGAAAATAA
- a CDS encoding rhodanese-like domain-containing protein: protein MLMENRKTIIVAFIAVALVIGSLWFTNRAVTPKEATWEDVLVEAKAGGYGIIKTQDLWDRYQKDSTSILLVDTRQEWEYRTGHLKGALNFPIEPTWYSRWRKQKPLETFLGTDKNRFIVFY from the coding sequence ATGCTCATGGAAAATCGTAAAACTATTATAGTGGCTTTTATAGCAGTGGCCCTGGTCATTGGGAGTCTCTGGTTCACCAACCGGGCCGTGACCCCGAAAGAGGCCACCTGGGAGGATGTCCTGGTCGAGGCCAAGGCCGGCGGCTACGGGATCATCAAGACCCAGGATTTATGGGATCGCTATCAGAAGGATTCCACGAGTATACTGCTGGTGGATACCCGCCAGGAGTGGGAATACCGGACCGGGCATCTTAAAGGGGCCCTCAATTTTCCTATTGAACCTACCTGGTATTCAAGGTGGCGAAAACAGAAGCCTTTGGAGACTTTCCTGGGGACGGACAAGAACCGGTTTATCGTTTTTTACTGA
- a CDS encoding winged helix-turn-helix transcriptional regulator encodes MCQSLVDKVFQSKQLKAVADPEILVLFEDWLEELEEEIIAQVRKNPSQDPAVLAEGLGLSKSGTLFLITKLQLEGRI; translated from the coding sequence ATGTGTCAAAGTTTAGTGGATAAGGTCTTCCAGTCCAAACAACTGAAGGCCGTGGCCGACCCGGAAATCCTGGTCCTTTTTGAAGACTGGCTGGAGGAATTGGAAGAGGAGATTATTGCGCAAGTGAGAAAGAATCCTTCCCAGGATCCGGCAGTTCTGGCTGAAGGGTTAGGGCTATCCAAATCCGGAACCCTTTTCCTGATTACCAAGTTACAACTGGAAGGAAGGATATAA
- a CDS encoding winged helix-turn-helix transcriptional regulator: MTQWAEAFSTVAFLAKSLSDENRLRILLFLGNGKESVSRIVEELNISQPLVSHHLKELKRSLLVKVERNGPFIYYELADKRIVNVLKDLRVLANDLLANRKTF; the protein is encoded by the coding sequence ATGACCCAATGGGCGGAGGCCTTCTCTACCGTGGCCTTTCTGGCCAAAAGCCTTTCCGATGAGAACCGCTTACGGATCCTTTTATTCCTGGGGAATGGAAAAGAATCGGTATCTCGCATTGTGGAAGAGCTTAATATTTCCCAACCCCTGGTTTCTCATCACCTGAAAGAACTGAAAAGGTCTTTGCTGGTCAAGGTCGAAAGGAACGGGCCATTTATTTACTACGAATTGGCCGATAAAAGAATAGTCAATGTTTTAAAAGACCTGCGGGTTCTGGCCAATGATTTATTAGCCAACCGGAAGACATTTTAA